A genomic stretch from Camelus ferus isolate YT-003-E chromosome 17, BCGSAC_Cfer_1.0, whole genome shotgun sequence includes:
- the LTF gene encoding lactotransferrin isoform X3: MKKVRGPSVTCVKKTSRFECIQAISTEKADAVTLDGGLVYDAGLDPYKLRPIAAEVYGTENNPQTHYYAVAIAKKGTNFQLNQLQGLKSCHTGLGRSAGWNIPMGLLRPFLDWTGPPEPLQKAVAKFFSASCVPCVDGKEYPNLCQLCAGTGENKCACSSQEPYFGYSGAFKCLQDGAGDVAFVKDSTVFESLPAKADRDQYELLCPNNTRKPVDAFQECHLARVPSHAVVARSVNGKEDLIWKLLVKAQEKFGRGKPSAFQLFGSPAGQKDLLFKDSALGLLRIPSKIDSGLYLGSNYITAIRGLRETAAEVELRRAQVVWCAVGSDEQLKCQEWSRQSNQSVVCATASTTEDCIALVLKGEADALSLDGGYIYIAGKCGLVPVLAESQQSPESSGLDCVHRPVKGYLAVAVVRKANDKITWNSLRDKKSCHTAVDRTAGWNIPMGLLFKNTDSCRFDEFFSQSCAPGSDPRSKLCALCAGNEEGQNKCVPNSSERYYGYTGAFRCLAENVGDVAFVKDVTVLDNTDGSHSAHVSPQLETPWGFNKDNITGKNTEQWAKDLKLGDFELLCLNGTRKPVTEAESCHLAVAPNHAVVSRIDKVAHLEQVLLRQQAHFGRNGQDCPGKFCLFQSKTKNLLFNDNTECLAKLQGKTTYEEYLGPQYVTAIAKLRRCSTSPLLEACAFLMR, from the exons ACAGAAAAGGCAGATGCTGTGACCCTTGACGGTGGTTTGGTGTATGACGCAGGCCTGGACCCCTACAAGCTGCGGCCGATAGCGGCAGAGGTCTATGGGACAGAAAACA ATCCCCAAACCCACTATTATGCCGTTGCCATTGCCAAAAAGGGCACCAACTTTCAGCTGAACCAGCTACAAGGCCTGAAGTCCTGCCATACCGGCCTTGGCAGGTCTGCTGGGTGGAACATCCCTATGGGGCTACTTCGTCCATTCTTGGACTGGACAGGGCCTCCTGAGCCCCTCCAGAAAG CTGTGGCCAAATTCTTCTCTGCCAGCTGTGTTCCCTGCGTGGATGGAAAAGAGTACCCCAACCTGTGTCAGCTGTGTGCAGGGACGGGGGAAAATAAATGTGCCTGCTCCTCCCAGGAACCATATTTTGGCTACTCTGGTGCCTTCAA GTGTCTGCAAGATGGGGCTGGAGATGTGGCTTTTGTCAAGGACAGTACAGTGTTTG AGAGCCTGCCAGCGAAGGCGGACAGGGACCAGTATGAGCTGCTCTGCCCAAACAATACTCGGAAACCAGTGGATGCATTCCAGGAGTGTCATCTAGCCCGGGTCCCTTCTCATGCTGTTGTGGCCCGAAGTGTGAATGGCAAGGAGGACTTGATCTGGAAACTTCTCGTCAAGGCACAG GAAAAGTTTGGAAGAGGCAAGCCATCAGCATTCCAGCTCTTTGGCTCTCCTGCTGGGCAGAAGGACCTGCTGTTCAAAGACTCTGCCCTTGGGTTGTTGAGGATCCCCTCAAAGATAGATTCTGGGCTGTACCTGGGCTCCAACTACATCACTGCCATCCGAGGCCTGAGGGAAA CGGCGGCGGAGGTGGAGTTGAGGCGCGCGCAGGTCGTGTGGTGCGCGGTGGGCTCCGACGAGCAGCTCAAGTGCCAGGAGTGGAGCCGCCAGAGCAACCAAAGCGTGGTCTGTGCCACGGCCTCCACCACCGAGGACTGCATCGCCCTGGTGCTG AAAGGAGAAGCTGATGCTTTGAGCTTGGATGGAGGATATATCTACATTGCGGGCAAGTGTGGCTTGGTGCCTGTCCTGGCAGAGAGCCAAC aatCCCCCGAAAGCAGTGGCTTAGATTGTGTGCATCGACCGGTAAAAG GGTATCTTGCCGTGGCGGTTGTCAGGAAAGCAAATGACAAGATCACCTGGAATTCTCTGAGAGACAAGAAGTCCTGCCACACCGCCGTGGACAGGACCGCAGGCTGGAACATCCCCATGGGCCTGCTCTTCAAAAATACAGACTCCTGCAGATTTG atgAATTCTTCAGTCAAAGCTGTGCCCCTGGGTCTGACCCAAGATCCAAGCTCTGTGCTCTGTGTGCAGGCAACGAGGAGGGCCAGAACAAGTGTGTGCCCAACAGCAGCGAGAGATACTATGGCTACACTGGGGCTTTCAG GTGCCTGGCTGAGAATGTTGGGGATGTTGCGTTTGTGAAAGATGTCACCGTCTTAGACAACACTGATG GAAGTCATTCAGCCCACGTGAGCCCTCAGTTGGAAACTCCTTGGGGATTTAATAAGGACAACATCACAG gaaAGAACACTGAGCAGTGGGCTAAGGATTTGAAGCTGGGAGACTTTGAGCTGCTGTGCCTCAATGGCACCAGGAAGCCTGTGACTGAGGCTGAGAGCTGCCACCTGGCCGTGGCCCCAAATCATGCTGTGGTATCTCGGATTGATAAGGTAGCACACCTGGAACAGGTGCTGCTCCGCCAACAG GCTCATtttggaagaaatggacaagacTGCCCAGGCAAATTTTGCTTGTTCCAgtccaaaaccaaaaacctcctGTTCAATGACAACACTGAGTGTCTGGCCAAACTCCAAGGCAAAACAACATATGAAGAGTATTTGGGACCACAGTATGTCACGGCCATTGCTAAGCTGAGACGATGCTCCACCTCCC CGCTTCTGGAAGCCTGCGCCTTCCTGATGAGGTAA
- the LTF gene encoding lactotransferrin isoform X1, with amino-acid sequence MKLFFPALLSLGALGLCLAASKKSVRWCTTSPAESSKCAQWQRRMKKVRGPSVTCVKKTSRFECIQAISTEKADAVTLDGGLVYDAGLDPYKLRPIAAEVYGTENNPQTHYYAVAIAKKGTNFQLNQLQGLKSCHTGLGRSAGWNIPMGLLRPFLDWTGPPEPLQKAVAKFFSASCVPCVDGKEYPNLCQLCAGTGENKCACSSQEPYFGYSGAFKCLQDGAGDVAFVKDSTVFESLPAKADRDQYELLCPNNTRKPVDAFQECHLARVPSHAVVARSVNGKEDLIWKLLVKAQEKFGRGKPSAFQLFGSPAGQKDLLFKDSALGLLRIPSKIDSGLYLGSNYITAIRGLRETAAEVELRRAQVVWCAVGSDEQLKCQEWSRQSNQSVVCATASTTEDCIALVLKGEADALSLDGGYIYIAGKCGLVPVLAESQQSPESSGLDCVHRPVKGYLAVAVVRKANDKITWNSLRDKKSCHTAVDRTAGWNIPMGLLFKNTDSCRFDEFFSQSCAPGSDPRSKLCALCAGNEEGQNKCVPNSSERYYGYTGAFRCLAENVGDVAFVKDVTVLDNTDGSHSAHVSPQLETPWGFNKDNITGKNTEQWAKDLKLGDFELLCLNGTRKPVTEAESCHLAVAPNHAVVSRIDKVAHLEQVLLRQQAHFGRNGQDCPGKFCLFQSKTKNLLFNDNTECLAKLQGKTTYEEYLGPQYVTAIAKLRRCSTSPLLEACAFLMR; translated from the exons ACAGAAAAGGCAGATGCTGTGACCCTTGACGGTGGTTTGGTGTATGACGCAGGCCTGGACCCCTACAAGCTGCGGCCGATAGCGGCAGAGGTCTATGGGACAGAAAACA ATCCCCAAACCCACTATTATGCCGTTGCCATTGCCAAAAAGGGCACCAACTTTCAGCTGAACCAGCTACAAGGCCTGAAGTCCTGCCATACCGGCCTTGGCAGGTCTGCTGGGTGGAACATCCCTATGGGGCTACTTCGTCCATTCTTGGACTGGACAGGGCCTCCTGAGCCCCTCCAGAAAG CTGTGGCCAAATTCTTCTCTGCCAGCTGTGTTCCCTGCGTGGATGGAAAAGAGTACCCCAACCTGTGTCAGCTGTGTGCAGGGACGGGGGAAAATAAATGTGCCTGCTCCTCCCAGGAACCATATTTTGGCTACTCTGGTGCCTTCAA GTGTCTGCAAGATGGGGCTGGAGATGTGGCTTTTGTCAAGGACAGTACAGTGTTTG AGAGCCTGCCAGCGAAGGCGGACAGGGACCAGTATGAGCTGCTCTGCCCAAACAATACTCGGAAACCAGTGGATGCATTCCAGGAGTGTCATCTAGCCCGGGTCCCTTCTCATGCTGTTGTGGCCCGAAGTGTGAATGGCAAGGAGGACTTGATCTGGAAACTTCTCGTCAAGGCACAG GAAAAGTTTGGAAGAGGCAAGCCATCAGCATTCCAGCTCTTTGGCTCTCCTGCTGGGCAGAAGGACCTGCTGTTCAAAGACTCTGCCCTTGGGTTGTTGAGGATCCCCTCAAAGATAGATTCTGGGCTGTACCTGGGCTCCAACTACATCACTGCCATCCGAGGCCTGAGGGAAA CGGCGGCGGAGGTGGAGTTGAGGCGCGCGCAGGTCGTGTGGTGCGCGGTGGGCTCCGACGAGCAGCTCAAGTGCCAGGAGTGGAGCCGCCAGAGCAACCAAAGCGTGGTCTGTGCCACGGCCTCCACCACCGAGGACTGCATCGCCCTGGTGCTG AAAGGAGAAGCTGATGCTTTGAGCTTGGATGGAGGATATATCTACATTGCGGGCAAGTGTGGCTTGGTGCCTGTCCTGGCAGAGAGCCAAC aatCCCCCGAAAGCAGTGGCTTAGATTGTGTGCATCGACCGGTAAAAG GGTATCTTGCCGTGGCGGTTGTCAGGAAAGCAAATGACAAGATCACCTGGAATTCTCTGAGAGACAAGAAGTCCTGCCACACCGCCGTGGACAGGACCGCAGGCTGGAACATCCCCATGGGCCTGCTCTTCAAAAATACAGACTCCTGCAGATTTG atgAATTCTTCAGTCAAAGCTGTGCCCCTGGGTCTGACCCAAGATCCAAGCTCTGTGCTCTGTGTGCAGGCAACGAGGAGGGCCAGAACAAGTGTGTGCCCAACAGCAGCGAGAGATACTATGGCTACACTGGGGCTTTCAG GTGCCTGGCTGAGAATGTTGGGGATGTTGCGTTTGTGAAAGATGTCACCGTCTTAGACAACACTGATG GAAGTCATTCAGCCCACGTGAGCCCTCAGTTGGAAACTCCTTGGGGATTTAATAAGGACAACATCACAG gaaAGAACACTGAGCAGTGGGCTAAGGATTTGAAGCTGGGAGACTTTGAGCTGCTGTGCCTCAATGGCACCAGGAAGCCTGTGACTGAGGCTGAGAGCTGCCACCTGGCCGTGGCCCCAAATCATGCTGTGGTATCTCGGATTGATAAGGTAGCACACCTGGAACAGGTGCTGCTCCGCCAACAG GCTCATtttggaagaaatggacaagacTGCCCAGGCAAATTTTGCTTGTTCCAgtccaaaaccaaaaacctcctGTTCAATGACAACACTGAGTGTCTGGCCAAACTCCAAGGCAAAACAACATATGAAGAGTATTTGGGACCACAGTATGTCACGGCCATTGCTAAGCTGAGACGATGCTCCACCTCCC CGCTTCTGGAAGCCTGCGCCTTCCTGATGAGGTAA
- the LTF gene encoding lactotransferrin isoform X2 encodes MKLFFPALLSLGALGLCLAASKKSVRWCTTSPAESSKCAQWQRRMKKVRGPSVTCVKKTSRFECIQAISTEKADAVTLDGGLVYDAGLDPYKLRPIAAEVYGTENNPQTHYYAVAIAKKGTNFQLNQLQGLKSCHTGLGRSAGWNIPMGLLRPFLDWTGPPEPLQKAVAKFFSASCVPCVDGKEYPNLCQLCAGTGENKCACSSQEPYFGYSGAFKCLQDGAGDVAFVKDSTVFESLPAKADRDQYELLCPNNTRKPVDAFQECHLARVPSHAVVARSVNGKEDLIWKLLVKAQEKFGRGKPSAFQLFGSPAGQKDLLFKDSALGLLRIPSKIDSGLYLGSNYITAIRGLRETAAEVELRRAQVVWCAVGSDEQLKCQEWSRQSNQSVVCATASTTEDCIALVLKGEADALSLDGGYIYIAGKCGLVPVLAESQQSPESSGLDCVHRPVKGYLAVAVVRKANDKITWNSLRDKKSCHTAVDRTAGWNIPMGLLFKNTDSCRFDEFFSQSCAPGSDPRSKLCALCAGNEEGQNKCVPNSSERYYGYTGAFRCLAENVGDVAFVKDVTVLDNTDGKNTEQWAKDLKLGDFELLCLNGTRKPVTEAESCHLAVAPNHAVVSRIDKVAHLEQVLLRQQAHFGRNGQDCPGKFCLFQSKTKNLLFNDNTECLAKLQGKTTYEEYLGPQYVTAIAKLRRCSTSPLLEACAFLMR; translated from the exons ACAGAAAAGGCAGATGCTGTGACCCTTGACGGTGGTTTGGTGTATGACGCAGGCCTGGACCCCTACAAGCTGCGGCCGATAGCGGCAGAGGTCTATGGGACAGAAAACA ATCCCCAAACCCACTATTATGCCGTTGCCATTGCCAAAAAGGGCACCAACTTTCAGCTGAACCAGCTACAAGGCCTGAAGTCCTGCCATACCGGCCTTGGCAGGTCTGCTGGGTGGAACATCCCTATGGGGCTACTTCGTCCATTCTTGGACTGGACAGGGCCTCCTGAGCCCCTCCAGAAAG CTGTGGCCAAATTCTTCTCTGCCAGCTGTGTTCCCTGCGTGGATGGAAAAGAGTACCCCAACCTGTGTCAGCTGTGTGCAGGGACGGGGGAAAATAAATGTGCCTGCTCCTCCCAGGAACCATATTTTGGCTACTCTGGTGCCTTCAA GTGTCTGCAAGATGGGGCTGGAGATGTGGCTTTTGTCAAGGACAGTACAGTGTTTG AGAGCCTGCCAGCGAAGGCGGACAGGGACCAGTATGAGCTGCTCTGCCCAAACAATACTCGGAAACCAGTGGATGCATTCCAGGAGTGTCATCTAGCCCGGGTCCCTTCTCATGCTGTTGTGGCCCGAAGTGTGAATGGCAAGGAGGACTTGATCTGGAAACTTCTCGTCAAGGCACAG GAAAAGTTTGGAAGAGGCAAGCCATCAGCATTCCAGCTCTTTGGCTCTCCTGCTGGGCAGAAGGACCTGCTGTTCAAAGACTCTGCCCTTGGGTTGTTGAGGATCCCCTCAAAGATAGATTCTGGGCTGTACCTGGGCTCCAACTACATCACTGCCATCCGAGGCCTGAGGGAAA CGGCGGCGGAGGTGGAGTTGAGGCGCGCGCAGGTCGTGTGGTGCGCGGTGGGCTCCGACGAGCAGCTCAAGTGCCAGGAGTGGAGCCGCCAGAGCAACCAAAGCGTGGTCTGTGCCACGGCCTCCACCACCGAGGACTGCATCGCCCTGGTGCTG AAAGGAGAAGCTGATGCTTTGAGCTTGGATGGAGGATATATCTACATTGCGGGCAAGTGTGGCTTGGTGCCTGTCCTGGCAGAGAGCCAAC aatCCCCCGAAAGCAGTGGCTTAGATTGTGTGCATCGACCGGTAAAAG GGTATCTTGCCGTGGCGGTTGTCAGGAAAGCAAATGACAAGATCACCTGGAATTCTCTGAGAGACAAGAAGTCCTGCCACACCGCCGTGGACAGGACCGCAGGCTGGAACATCCCCATGGGCCTGCTCTTCAAAAATACAGACTCCTGCAGATTTG atgAATTCTTCAGTCAAAGCTGTGCCCCTGGGTCTGACCCAAGATCCAAGCTCTGTGCTCTGTGTGCAGGCAACGAGGAGGGCCAGAACAAGTGTGTGCCCAACAGCAGCGAGAGATACTATGGCTACACTGGGGCTTTCAG GTGCCTGGCTGAGAATGTTGGGGATGTTGCGTTTGTGAAAGATGTCACCGTCTTAGACAACACTGATG gaaAGAACACTGAGCAGTGGGCTAAGGATTTGAAGCTGGGAGACTTTGAGCTGCTGTGCCTCAATGGCACCAGGAAGCCTGTGACTGAGGCTGAGAGCTGCCACCTGGCCGTGGCCCCAAATCATGCTGTGGTATCTCGGATTGATAAGGTAGCACACCTGGAACAGGTGCTGCTCCGCCAACAG GCTCATtttggaagaaatggacaagacTGCCCAGGCAAATTTTGCTTGTTCCAgtccaaaaccaaaaacctcctGTTCAATGACAACACTGAGTGTCTGGCCAAACTCCAAGGCAAAACAACATATGAAGAGTATTTGGGACCACAGTATGTCACGGCCATTGCTAAGCTGAGACGATGCTCCACCTCCC CGCTTCTGGAAGCCTGCGCCTTCCTGATGAGGTAA